In Deltaproteobacteria bacterium, a single genomic region encodes these proteins:
- a CDS encoding outer membrane lipoprotein carrier protein LolA produces MITSRRSLLVGLGAALCARSAHADELTDKRLQNRLELWANYAKRTRNLIARVTTTRETSLLREPLVVTGQIIFRAPSTFVVRDDGLAGSTTIVDGDELSIVPNQRVEGTPLRPPIARSENLAAAWLADRLRAAFAPGDGAELIADARTDVPKRGYRLDILPPRGSVIRRAIRSVTLHLDPVAGAVTQILIAEAQGDRVHMQIADHRQNLPDEDLDALMAEIAKLRA; encoded by the coding sequence ATGATCACCTCGCGTCGCTCGCTCCTGGTCGGCTTGGGTGCCGCGCTGTGTGCCCGCTCGGCGCACGCCGACGAGCTCACCGACAAGCGCCTGCAGAACCGCCTCGAGCTGTGGGCCAACTACGCCAAGCGCACCCGGAATCTCATCGCGCGCGTCACCACGACCCGCGAGACCTCGCTGCTTCGCGAGCCACTCGTCGTGACGGGGCAGATCATCTTCCGCGCGCCGTCGACCTTCGTCGTGCGCGACGACGGCCTCGCCGGTTCGACCACCATCGTCGACGGCGACGAGCTCTCGATCGTGCCCAACCAGCGCGTCGAAGGCACGCCGCTACGGCCGCCGATCGCCCGCAGCGAGAACCTCGCGGCGGCGTGGCTGGCCGACCGCCTGCGCGCCGCGTTCGCGCCGGGTGACGGCGCCGAGCTGATCGCGGACGCGCGCACCGACGTGCCCAAGCGGGGCTACCGGCTCGACATCCTGCCGCCGCGCGGCTCGGTCATCCGTCGCGCGATCCGTAGCGTGACGCTGCACCTCGATCCGGTCGCGGGCGCCGTCACGCAGATCCTCATCGCCGAGGCCCAAGGCGATCGCGTGCACATGCAGATCGCCGATCATCGGCAGAACCTGCCCGACGAGGATCTCGACGCGCTCATGGCCGAGATCGCCAAGCTGCGTGCCTAG
- a CDS encoding sigma-70 family RNA polymerase sigma factor gives MAQVRHEPALPRRADPRFRALYQGHFGLVWSLTAHFGVPAAAREDVAQEVWLTVHRRIDALRPDASSRAWLAAIARHVASRHHRSQTRHARRRAALSVHLESIATRPSEPDAFATVDAALARMDAGQREVFLLMQVEELSGPECSEALGLPLNTVYSRLRLARARLTEAIGELDLDAAAATMRCAPPPRAATQRLWLALGLDLFDRHGTATTIASTWTGKLAVAATAALATVVGTAALAGRGDAAAHARYRAHEDGAQPIHVAAVVDPAGAPAPAPRSAEPPTVVDAAPRLVAATRADTFDTPRLAPDEPRRRVPAGAPRLRRGGPPRAAAPNIERDDGGPPSAATTTTSTLAAEAKLLRGASVALRDHDPALARRLLEAHAHEYPEGALAIDRRAAWARMLCASGAIDDARALAKRLVAEHPASPTAAAVRDVCSAAARKP, from the coding sequence ATGGCACAGGTCCGTCACGAGCCCGCCCTCCCCCGCCGCGCCGACCCACGGTTTCGTGCCCTCTACCAGGGCCACTTCGGCCTGGTGTGGTCGCTGACCGCCCACTTCGGCGTGCCCGCGGCGGCGCGCGAAGACGTCGCGCAGGAGGTTTGGCTGACGGTGCATCGACGCATCGATGCGCTTCGACCCGACGCGTCCTCGCGGGCGTGGCTGGCCGCGATCGCGCGGCACGTCGCCTCGCGTCACCATCGCTCGCAGACCCGCCACGCCCGCCGGCGCGCCGCGCTTTCGGTGCACCTCGAGTCGATCGCGACGCGACCGAGCGAGCCCGACGCGTTCGCCACCGTCGACGCAGCACTCGCACGGATGGACGCCGGGCAGCGCGAGGTCTTCCTGCTCATGCAGGTCGAGGAGCTGAGCGGCCCCGAGTGCAGCGAGGCGCTGGGCCTGCCGCTCAACACCGTCTACTCGCGTCTGCGACTCGCGCGTGCGCGACTCACCGAGGCCATTGGTGAGCTCGACCTCGACGCGGCGGCCGCGACGATGCGCTGCGCACCACCGCCGCGCGCAGCCACGCAACGATTGTGGCTCGCGCTCGGGCTCGATCTGTTCGACCGCCACGGCACGGCCACGACGATCGCGAGCACATGGACCGGCAAGCTGGCGGTCGCAGCCACCGCCGCGCTCGCGACCGTCGTCGGCACCGCCGCGCTCGCGGGACGGGGCGACGCCGCGGCGCATGCACGCTACCGTGCACACGAGGACGGCGCCCAGCCGATCCACGTCGCTGCGGTCGTCGACCCCGCGGGCGCGCCGGCACCGGCCCCGCGCTCCGCCGAACCTCCGACCGTCGTCGATGCAGCTCCGCGCCTGGTCGCAGCCACGCGCGCCGACACCTTCGACACGCCGCGCCTCGCCCCGGACGAGCCTCGCCGACGCGTGCCCGCCGGCGCGCCACGCCTGCGCCGCGGCGGACCCCCGCGCGCCGCGGCGCCGAACATCGAGCGCGACGACGGCGGCCCACCCTCTGCGGCCACGACCACCACCAGCACGCTCGCGGCCGAGGCCAAGCTGTTGCGCGGCGCGAGTGTGGCGTTGCGCGATCACGATCCCGCGCTCGCGCGTCGTCTGCTCGAGGCGCACGCCCACGAGTATCCCGAAGGCGCCCTCGCGATCGATCGACGAGCGGCGTGGGCTCGCATGCTGTGTGCGTCGGGCGCAATCGACGACGCCCGCGCGCTGGCGAAGCGCCTCGTGGCCGAGCATCCCGCCTCCCCCACCGCCGCAGCGGTGCGCGACGTGTGCAGCGCGGCCGCACGCAAACCGTGA
- a CDS encoding OmpA family protein — protein sequence MTALSYIFTCLLVAAPEAGADLSVDATAQGEGADASAGGKGKRERGESRRSDGDRKQKWIHRHPPTRMMGEVGVFGGIMLPTPRLELFEFDNALPDNGFRRVRGVAPEIGVRGGFYPLRFFGLELEGAVMPAKLRDVDARANLWAFRGHVVGQLGLWSVTPFILLGTGAFGVASSRAALGNDVDISIHFGGGIKIFATDSIMVRLDLRDTVSARRGVDNGLGHSGELLLGLSWTPRGRKKPTPESGPRDRDGDGFLDDEDKCIDEPGIAPDGCPRTDRDGDGFYDDEDKCIDEPGVEPDGCPRPDRDGDKIADVDDSCIDEPETKNGYEDTDGCPDELPKDVAEFNGVFPGIEFDTDKDTIKPASKKILERAIKVLTDYPKLKVEIGGHTDSTGSREHNLDLSRRRAASVKRYLVEHGIAEDRMSTRGYGPDKPIAENETKDGRQRNRRIEFTVLD from the coding sequence ATGACTGCACTCTCTTACATCTTCACGTGTCTCCTCGTCGCGGCGCCCGAGGCCGGTGCCGACCTGTCCGTGGACGCCACCGCGCAGGGCGAGGGCGCCGACGCGAGCGCCGGTGGCAAGGGCAAGCGCGAGCGCGGCGAGAGCCGGCGCAGCGACGGCGATCGCAAGCAGAAGTGGATCCACCGCCATCCGCCCACGCGGATGATGGGTGAAGTGGGTGTCTTCGGCGGCATCATGCTGCCCACGCCGCGACTCGAGCTGTTCGAGTTCGACAACGCGCTGCCCGACAACGGCTTCCGGCGCGTGCGCGGCGTCGCGCCGGAGATCGGCGTGCGCGGTGGCTTCTATCCGCTGAGGTTCTTCGGGCTCGAGCTCGAGGGCGCGGTGATGCCCGCGAAGCTCCGCGATGTCGATGCCCGCGCCAATCTGTGGGCGTTTCGCGGGCATGTCGTCGGGCAGCTGGGGCTGTGGAGTGTCACGCCCTTCATCCTGTTGGGCACCGGCGCGTTCGGGGTCGCGAGCTCGCGTGCGGCGCTCGGCAACGACGTCGACATCTCGATCCACTTCGGCGGCGGTATCAAGATCTTCGCGACCGACTCGATCATGGTCCGGCTCGACCTGCGCGACACCGTGAGCGCGCGTCGTGGCGTCGACAACGGCCTCGGCCACAGCGGCGAGCTGCTGCTGGGCCTGTCGTGGACGCCCCGCGGCCGCAAGAAGCCCACGCCGGAGAGCGGCCCGCGCGACCGCGACGGCGATGGCTTCCTCGACGACGAGGACAAGTGCATCGACGAGCCCGGCATCGCGCCCGACGGCTGCCCACGCACCGATCGCGACGGCGACGGGTTCTACGACGACGAGGACAAGTGCATCGACGAGCCCGGCGTCGAGCCGGATGGCTGCCCGCGGCCCGATCGCGACGGCGACAAGATCGCCGATGTCGACGATTCCTGCATCGACGAGCCGGAGACCAAGAACGGCTATGAGGACACCGACGGCTGCCCCGACGAGCTGCCCAAGGACGTCGCCGAGTTCAACGGGGTGTTCCCCGGCATCGAGTTCGACACCGACAAGGACACCATCAAGCCGGCGTCGAAGAAGATCCTCGAGCGGGCGATCAAGGTCCTGACGGACTACCCCAAGCTGAAGGTCGAGATCGGCGGCCACACCGATTCGACCGGCTCGCGCGAGCACAACCTCGATCTGTCGCGGCGTCGAGCGGCGTCGGTGAAGCGCTACCTCGTGGAACACGGGATCGCGGAGGACCGCATGAGCACGCGCGGCTACGGCCCCGACAAGCCCATCGCGGAGAACGAGACCAAGGACGGGCGCCAGCGCAACCGTCGCATCGAGTTCACCGTGCTCGACTGA
- a CDS encoding VWA domain-containing protein, translating to MNQKFCPSQDTDTATDSASGSGSATAVSASADATATEPTAGSASMTASATAASASMTAADSGDASASATTTVGDECPLLDDAWQSEPPTFLLLIDQSGSMDQPFDTSTRWQVLGETLFDPTVGAIAQFEDQIRFGMSLYTNTDADPGCPELTETAPMLGAFDAISMAYEDAMPQQDTPTGDAITAVTAELVDDPAPGERVIVLVTDGEPDTCVMPNPQMGQAEAVAAATAAHDAGIRTVVVSVGSDVSADHLQDMANAGAGVSPGDPDEPYYVATNQAELSAAFEAIIFATRPCSFTLQQPLIENQAGNCVVQVNGTAVDLDDPDGWHTDGATKIELVGGACEAIQTGAGMVEMTCDCSAVEGA from the coding sequence GTGAACCAGAAGTTCTGTCCGTCGCAGGACACCGACACCGCCACCGACAGCGCGAGCGGCAGCGGCAGCGCCACGGCGGTCTCGGCCTCGGCCGATGCGACGGCGACCGAGCCGACGGCCGGTAGCGCGTCGATGACGGCCAGCGCGACCGCGGCGAGCGCGTCGATGACGGCAGCCGACAGTGGCGACGCATCGGCCAGTGCGACCACGACGGTCGGTGACGAGTGCCCGCTGCTCGACGACGCGTGGCAGTCGGAGCCGCCGACTTTCCTGCTGCTCATCGATCAGTCGGGCAGCATGGACCAGCCGTTCGACACCAGCACGCGCTGGCAGGTGCTCGGCGAGACGCTGTTCGATCCGACCGTGGGAGCGATCGCGCAGTTCGAGGATCAGATTCGCTTCGGCATGTCGCTGTACACCAACACCGACGCCGACCCCGGCTGTCCCGAGCTGACCGAGACCGCGCCGATGCTCGGAGCCTTCGACGCGATCTCGATGGCGTACGAGGATGCGATGCCGCAGCAGGACACGCCGACCGGCGATGCGATCACGGCCGTGACCGCCGAGTTGGTGGACGATCCCGCGCCGGGCGAGCGCGTGATCGTGCTGGTGACCGATGGCGAGCCCGACACATGCGTGATGCCGAATCCCCAGATGGGGCAGGCCGAGGCGGTCGCAGCCGCGACCGCGGCCCACGACGCCGGTATCCGCACGGTGGTGGTGAGCGTCGGAAGCGATGTCAGTGCGGATCATCTGCAGGACATGGCCAACGCCGGCGCCGGCGTGAGCCCTGGTGATCCCGACGAGCCGTACTACGTCGCGACCAATCAGGCCGAGCTCTCGGCGGCATTCGAGGCGATCATCTTTGCGACGCGGCCGTGCAGCTTCACGCTGCAGCAGCCGCTGATCGAGAACCAGGCCGGGAACTGCGTGGTGCAGGTGAACGGCACGGCGGTCGATCTCGACGACCCCGATGGCTGGCACACCGACGGTGCCACCAAGATCGAGCTGGTGGGCGGCGCCTGCGAGGCGATCCAGACCGGCGCGGGCATGGTCGAGATGACTTGCGACTGCAGCGCGGTGGAGGGCGCGTAG
- a CDS encoding RtcB family protein, translated as MDDTPDAANPSKPSYEVFSSPSGYPIKSWTVGVEFEEGAKAQLRRMAALPFIHKWLAVMPDVHGGAGATVGSVIPTRGAVIPAAVGVDIGCGMMAVRTDLPSHRLPDDLRALRAAIEAAVPHGRTHDGRAGDRGAWGTPPPGHVRAWTSLAAGYDAIVAKHPKIGRGPRAEHLGTLGSGNHFIEICIDEAEQVWFMLHSGSRGVGNRIGRYFIEGAKEAMRQWFIELPDADLAYFPEGTQGFDDYVEAVSWAQEFARMNREVMMRAVIDAVAATALVPAFDATLAVINCHHNYVAREHHFGKDVFVTRKGAVRAREGDLGIIPGSMGARSFIVRGRGQPDSFCSCSHGAGRRMSRTEAKRRFTLDDHVEATRGVECRKDIDVIDETPAAYKSIDEVMHAQRDLVEVLHTLRQVVCVKG; from the coding sequence ATGGACGACACGCCGGACGCCGCGAACCCGTCGAAGCCGAGCTACGAAGTCTTCAGCTCACCGAGCGGATACCCGATCAAGTCGTGGACCGTCGGTGTCGAGTTCGAGGAGGGCGCGAAGGCGCAGCTGCGGCGCATGGCTGCGTTGCCGTTCATCCACAAGTGGCTCGCGGTCATGCCCGATGTCCACGGTGGCGCGGGCGCGACCGTGGGGAGCGTGATCCCGACACGCGGCGCGGTGATCCCGGCCGCGGTCGGCGTCGACATCGGATGCGGCATGATGGCGGTGCGCACCGACCTGCCGTCGCACCGATTGCCCGACGATCTCCGCGCGCTCCGAGCGGCGATCGAGGCGGCGGTCCCCCATGGCCGCACGCACGACGGCCGCGCGGGTGATCGCGGCGCCTGGGGCACGCCGCCACCGGGCCACGTGCGGGCGTGGACCAGCCTGGCCGCCGGCTACGACGCGATCGTCGCCAAGCATCCGAAGATCGGCCGTGGTCCGCGCGCCGAACACCTCGGCACGCTGGGGAGCGGCAACCACTTCATCGAGATCTGCATCGACGAGGCCGAGCAGGTGTGGTTCATGCTGCACAGCGGCTCGCGCGGCGTGGGCAACCGCATCGGTCGATACTTCATCGAGGGGGCGAAGGAGGCGATGCGGCAGTGGTTCATCGAGCTGCCCGACGCCGACCTCGCCTACTTCCCGGAGGGTACCCAGGGCTTCGACGACTACGTCGAGGCGGTGTCGTGGGCGCAGGAGTTCGCGCGGATGAACCGCGAGGTGATGATGCGCGCGGTGATCGACGCGGTCGCGGCGACCGCGTTGGTGCCTGCGTTCGACGCGACGCTGGCGGTCATCAACTGCCACCACAACTACGTCGCGCGCGAGCATCACTTCGGCAAGGACGTGTTCGTCACGCGCAAGGGGGCCGTGCGCGCGCGCGAGGGCGATCTCGGCATCATCCCTGGCAGCATGGGGGCGCGCTCGTTCATCGTGCGGGGGCGAGGGCAGCCCGACAGCTTCTGCAGCTGCAGCCACGGCGCTGGGCGCCGGATGTCGCGTACCGAGGCCAAGCGTCGCTTCACGCTCGACGATCACGTCGAGGCCACCCGGGGGGTGGAGTGCCGCAAGGACATCGACGTGATCGACGAGACCCCCGCGGCCTACAAGTCGATCGACGAGGTCATGCACGCGCAGCGCGACCTCGTCGAGGTCTTGCACACGTTGCGGCAGGTGGTGTGCGTCAAGGGCTGA
- a CDS encoding MYXO-CTERM sorting domain-containing protein, with product MKHWIALGMGMASVLGIAVVPRVAEAASASCMTVDGACDVSNDGSDSISCECSDGSGGGGVGGNAWAGLTEDELQAVCLEELASFCGPPMPPTGIQCDGMNGTCWIDNEPSDSLICECNDGSGGALGGGNEWAGLSDDELLSECEANVDVVCGPPVPPLWDCETDAGACDLEAGDNPVYFCECADGVSGGGSGEASWNDLDDRGFYNACLDQIEVECGGVSTTVSSESSSSDGSTTDPTGGEGSTGDTASGSEGGSEGGSEGGSTGGSEGGDASATASATASATDSDSDSASASASATAGNDESSTGDTAGETGETAGCACNATDDHSPAAAGLALLALVGLRRRRR from the coding sequence TTGAAGCATTGGATTGCGTTGGGCATGGGTATGGCGTCGGTGTTGGGGATCGCGGTCGTCCCGCGCGTGGCGGAGGCGGCCTCCGCCAGCTGCATGACCGTGGACGGTGCGTGCGACGTCTCGAACGACGGCTCCGACAGCATCAGCTGCGAGTGCAGCGACGGGTCGGGCGGCGGCGGCGTTGGCGGAAATGCGTGGGCCGGACTGACCGAGGACGAGCTGCAAGCGGTGTGTCTCGAGGAGCTGGCGTCGTTCTGCGGCCCGCCGATGCCGCCCACGGGGATCCAGTGCGACGGCATGAACGGCACCTGTTGGATCGACAACGAGCCCAGCGACTCGCTGATCTGCGAGTGCAACGATGGCTCGGGTGGTGCGCTCGGCGGCGGCAACGAGTGGGCGGGCCTGAGCGACGACGAGCTGCTGAGCGAGTGCGAGGCCAACGTCGACGTCGTCTGCGGTCCACCCGTGCCGCCGCTGTGGGATTGCGAGACCGACGCCGGGGCCTGCGATCTCGAAGCGGGCGACAACCCCGTCTACTTTTGTGAGTGTGCCGACGGCGTCAGCGGTGGTGGCTCTGGCGAAGCCAGCTGGAACGACCTCGACGATCGCGGCTTCTACAACGCGTGCCTCGATCAGATCGAGGTCGAGTGCGGCGGCGTGTCGACCACGGTGTCGAGCGAGTCGAGCTCGTCCGACGGCAGTACGACCGATCCGACCGGCGGCGAGGGCTCCACGGGCGACACCGCGTCGGGCTCGGAGGGCGGCTCCGAGGGCGGCTCCGAGGGCGGCAGCACCGGTGGCTCGGAGGGCGGCGATGCGAGCGCGACCGCCTCGGCGACGGCGTCGGCCACCGACAGCGACAGTGACAGTGCATCGGCCTCTGCGTCCGCGACGGCCGGCAACGACGAAAGCAGCACCGGCGACACCGCGGGCGAGACCGGCGAGACCGCAGGCTGTGCCTGCAACGCGACCGACGACCACTCACCGGCCGCGGCGGGGCTCGCCCTGCTCGCGCTCGTTGGCCTGCGCCGCCGTCGTCGCTGA
- a CDS encoding AMP-binding protein, which yields MHFLARIFENLEQQPERTAIDEVHGSELRRHDGSALLDLIARARAFIAKRGVKPGDRVAILAPNSARWVCADLAALACGAIVVPLYDKQEPKELAAMLRSAKPSLLLAGSETLAANLRAAWTEHCPIGLFDDVFETTPGNAGLHPIGPDDTVALIYTSGTSGVAKGVMLSRANVDFMIPRTMERLAKVAIKREQADRVFHFLPLCFAASRMMLWTQLSRPNPVMLSTDLANLVQEMATAKPNYYLNVPAVLERVRNGVGAQIREKGGIATSLYERGLAAYDAILAGRAGFFDRAAFGLAERLVLRTVKQKIGPNLDFLICGSAPLAVETQRWFQMLGIPVYQAYGLTETTGIVSLDEPDRVVAGRVGIPLPGVETKITDEGELIVRGPNIFQGYWELPEETAQAIRDGWFHTGDQVDVERENLRIIGRIKNLIVPESGHNIAPEPLEEKFMAACPAVTQCMVVGHARPFVAILLPGKPDAAAVERAIEQINADLPAYRRIRRAIFVDEAFSIENGLLTANQKLRRGVIEKHFVKQIDAAYEAAKSERAKPGASATA from the coding sequence ATGCACTTCCTCGCGCGCATCTTCGAGAACCTCGAACAACAGCCCGAACGCACCGCCATCGACGAGGTGCACGGCAGCGAGCTGCGTCGCCACGACGGCAGCGCGCTGCTCGACCTGATCGCGCGCGCACGGGCCTTCATCGCGAAGCGCGGCGTGAAGCCGGGGGATCGCGTCGCCATCCTGGCGCCCAACTCCGCGCGCTGGGTCTGCGCCGACCTGGCCGCGCTCGCGTGCGGCGCGATCGTCGTGCCGCTCTACGACAAGCAGGAGCCCAAGGAGCTGGCTGCGATGCTCCGCAGCGCCAAGCCGTCGCTGCTCCTGGCCGGCAGCGAAACACTCGCAGCGAACCTGCGCGCTGCGTGGACCGAGCACTGCCCCATCGGGTTGTTCGACGACGTCTTCGAGACCACGCCGGGCAACGCGGGCCTGCACCCCATCGGCCCCGACGACACCGTCGCGCTCATCTACACCTCGGGCACCAGCGGCGTCGCCAAGGGCGTGATGCTCTCACGCGCCAACGTCGACTTCATGATCCCGCGCACGATGGAGCGCCTGGCCAAGGTCGCGATCAAGCGCGAGCAGGCCGATCGCGTGTTCCACTTCCTGCCGCTTTGCTTCGCGGCCTCGCGCATGATGCTGTGGACGCAGCTGTCGCGGCCCAACCCCGTGATGCTGTCCACCGATCTCGCCAACCTCGTGCAGGAGATGGCGACCGCAAAGCCGAACTACTATCTCAACGTGCCCGCGGTGCTCGAGCGGGTGCGCAACGGCGTGGGCGCACAGATCCGCGAGAAGGGCGGCATCGCCACCTCGCTCTACGAGCGCGGGCTCGCGGCCTACGACGCGATCCTCGCGGGGCGCGCGGGATTCTTCGACCGCGCCGCGTTCGGCCTCGCGGAGCGCCTGGTGCTGCGCACCGTGAAGCAGAAGATCGGCCCCAACCTCGACTTCCTGATCTGCGGCTCGGCGCCGCTCGCCGTCGAGACCCAGCGGTGGTTCCAGATGCTCGGCATCCCCGTGTACCAGGCGTACGGCCTCACCGAGACCACCGGCATCGTCTCGCTCGACGAGCCCGATCGCGTGGTCGCGGGTCGCGTGGGCATCCCGCTGCCGGGCGTCGAGACCAAGATCACCGACGAGGGTGAGCTCATCGTGCGCGGGCCCAACATCTTCCAGGGCTACTGGGAGCTGCCCGAGGAGACCGCGCAGGCCATCCGCGACGGGTGGTTCCACACCGGCGACCAGGTCGACGTCGAGCGCGAGAACCTGCGGATCATCGGCCGCATCAAGAACCTCATCGTGCCGGAGTCGGGCCACAACATTGCACCCGAGCCACTCGAGGAGAAGTTCATGGCCGCGTGCCCTGCCGTGACGCAGTGCATGGTGGTGGGTCACGCACGGCCGTTCGTGGCGATCTTGCTGCCGGGCAAGCCCGACGCCGCGGCGGTCGAGCGGGCGATCGAACAGATCAACGCGGATCTGCCGGCCTACCGCCGCATCCGCCGGGCGATCTTCGTCGACGAGGCCTTCAGCATCGAGAACGGCCTGCTCACGGCCAACCAGAAGCTGCGCCGCGGCGTGATCGAGAAGCACTTCGTCAAGCAGATCGACGCCGCGTACGAGGCCGCCAAGAGTGAGCGGGCCAAGCCGGGCGCCAGCGCGACGGCCTGA
- a CDS encoding M55 family metallopeptidase: MRVYISIDMEGVAGIVHGDQTRRGAAEFGLACELMTHEANAAALGAFDAGASAVLVNDSHGDMRNLVFDLLDPRVELLTGSLKPYSMAQGLHDERFDLAMFVGYHGGAGTQDAILDHTYRGNVVHGIRVGGRVLNEAGLNALVAGERGTPVGLVTGDASTCAQCRELLGDIVTVEVKRAVGRASARSLHPVRARELIRAGARQAVDERARMQPFVLDSRALEVDVLTTAIADAVAIVPGVVRTGPRTVAYAARDLDDLFRALMTIVRLGGTVI, translated from the coding sequence GTGCGCGTCTACATCTCGATCGACATGGAGGGCGTCGCTGGCATCGTGCACGGCGATCAGACCCGCAGGGGTGCCGCGGAGTTCGGGCTCGCGTGCGAGCTGATGACCCACGAGGCCAACGCCGCCGCGCTCGGGGCCTTCGACGCCGGTGCGAGCGCTGTGCTCGTCAACGACAGCCACGGCGACATGCGAAACCTGGTGTTCGATCTGCTCGATCCGCGCGTCGAGCTGCTCACGGGCTCGCTCAAGCCCTACAGCATGGCCCAGGGCCTCCACGACGAGCGCTTCGATCTCGCGATGTTCGTCGGCTACCACGGCGGCGCCGGTACGCAGGACGCGATCCTCGATCACACCTACCGCGGCAACGTCGTGCACGGCATCCGCGTGGGCGGGCGCGTGCTCAACGAGGCCGGGCTCAACGCGCTGGTGGCCGGCGAGCGCGGCACGCCGGTCGGCCTGGTCACCGGTGACGCCAGCACCTGCGCGCAGTGTCGCGAGCTGCTCGGCGACATCGTCACCGTCGAGGTGAAGCGCGCGGTCGGCCGAGCAAGCGCTCGCTCGCTGCATCCGGTGCGGGCCCGCGAGCTCATCCGCGCGGGCGCGCGCCAGGCGGTCGACGAACGCGCGCGCATGCAGCCATTCGTGCTCGACTCGCGAGCGCTCGAGGTCGACGTGCTCACCACCGCGATCGCCGACGCCGTCGCGATCGTACCCGGGGTCGTGCGCACCGGCCCACGCACGGTCGCCTATGCGGCCCGCGATCTCGACGACCTCTTCCGCGCGTTGATGACGATCGTCCGCCTCGGCGGCACCGTGATCTGA
- a CDS encoding thiol-activated cytolysin family protein has translation MNRTPGVWALACSLALACSTSQTADDGGMAGPEDEAERIDAWVFGLGITELPSDALDKQAADAPTEEGDYTCAHENWSETKQFDRVTAMLVNSQALYPGALVGSDALATGVLAPKILPRAPLRFSASLEGVLDGGISAAVPSPSLSAFRDAMHDILSAQVVGETPAHVDAQISEVHSSEQLGLAIGVDARWGYVLGGEVSSSLQFEREDIRSRYAVRFTQAYYTVDVDPPEAPSGLFAPTVMLDDVEREFGDDAPLYVSSVTYGRSVLFTITSEFSSEELSAALDFAYRGAASVDGSVSVTHEEVLAQSEITAFVTGGNGDAAAKAIFGIDELRDYITEGGSYDRTSPGAPIAYKLAWVADDSPAGFALTSEYEVAQCERVRQDVRVGLTGLAVVDDGGDGGDQLELYGEVAIIDGNGDEHVLWSADAGHHVSVAKGETWPQGGEIGDAIVPVVPQPGERIGIRIRLMDDDANGDDQLIDLTKWRAFEDGWRGDLVIPGAAGDQHVEVRLAMSPVP, from the coding sequence ATGAACCGCACCCCTGGCGTCTGGGCACTCGCATGTTCGCTCGCACTGGCCTGCTCGACCTCGCAGACCGCCGATGACGGCGGCATGGCGGGACCCGAGGACGAGGCCGAGCGGATCGACGCGTGGGTGTTCGGCCTCGGCATCACCGAGCTGCCCAGCGACGCGCTCGACAAGCAGGCCGCCGATGCGCCGACCGAGGAGGGTGACTACACCTGCGCGCACGAGAACTGGTCGGAGACCAAGCAGTTCGACCGCGTGACCGCCATGCTGGTGAACTCGCAGGCGCTCTACCCGGGCGCCCTGGTCGGCAGCGACGCGCTCGCGACCGGTGTGCTCGCGCCCAAGATCCTCCCGCGCGCGCCGCTGCGCTTCTCCGCATCGCTCGAGGGCGTGCTCGACGGCGGCATCTCGGCCGCGGTGCCCTCGCCGAGCCTGTCGGCCTTCCGCGACGCCATGCACGACATCCTCTCGGCGCAGGTCGTCGGAGAGACCCCGGCCCACGTCGACGCGCAGATCTCCGAGGTCCACTCCTCCGAGCAGCTGGGCCTGGCGATCGGTGTCGATGCCCGCTGGGGCTACGTGCTCGGCGGCGAGGTCTCGAGCAGCCTGCAGTTCGAGCGCGAGGACATCCGCAGCCGCTACGCGGTCCGCTTCACGCAGGCCTACTACACGGTCGACGTCGATCCGCCGGAGGCGCCATCGGGGCTGTTCGCGCCGACGGTCATGCTCGACGACGTCGAGCGCGAGTTCGGCGACGACGCACCGCTGTACGTCAGCAGCGTCACCTACGGTCGCAGCGTGCTGTTCACCATCACCTCGGAGTTCTCTTCGGAGGAGCTGTCGGCGGCGCTCGACTTCGCGTATCGCGGGGCCGCGAGCGTCGACGGCTCGGTCAGCGTCACCCACGAGGAGGTGCTCGCGCAGTCGGAGATCACCGCGTTCGTGACCGGTGGCAACGGCGACGCGGCGGCCAAGGCCATCTTCGGCATCGACGAGCTGCGCGACTACATCACCGAGGGCGGCAGCTACGATCGCACCTCTCCGGGCGCGCCGATCGCCTACAAGCTCGCGTGGGTCGCCGACGACTCGCCGGCCGGTTTCGCGCTGACCAGCGAGTACGAGGTCGCGCAGTGCGAGCGCGTGCGGCAGGACGTCCGCGTCGGGCTCACGGGCCTCGCGGTGGTCGACGACGGTGGTGACGGTGGTGATCAGCTCGAGCTGTACGGTGAGGTCGCCATCATCGACGGCAACGGCGACGAGCATGTGTTGTGGTCGGCGGACGCCGGACACCACGTGAGCGTCGCGAAGGGTGAGACCTGGCCGCAGGGCGGTGAGATCGGCGACGCGATCGTGCCGGTGGTGCCGCAGCCCGGCGAGCGCATCGGCATCCGCATCCGCTTGATGGACGACGACGCCAACGGCGACGACCAGCTGATCGATCTCACCAAGTGGCGTGCTTTCGAGGACGGCTGGCGCGGCGACCTCGTGATCCCCGGCGCCGCGGGGGACCAGCACGTCGAGGTGCGACTCGCGATGTCGCCGGTGCCCTGA